A region of the Fusobacterium sp. SYSU M8D902 genome:
TTAGAGAGTCCAGTATATTCCTCTCCAAACTTATTAATTTGTCCTACTTCACAGTTACCAACAATTCCAGTCTTTATACATTGAATTTTAACAGTAGTAGAGATATTTTCTATTGTTTTTTCTTCAAGTATTTCATACTCTGTTGCTGTACTAGAGTTTATAACTATATATCCTTTTTTGATAATACTTCCATTTACTCCTGTTATCTTTACTTGGCCAGTTGCTTGAGTTGCTTGAAGTCTATCTAAAGCTTTATCAGCACAAGATATATCTAAATCATTTCCTGTTGCTGTATCTATAAGTCTTTTATCTAATTGTTCTGAATAATCATCTTCCTCTTTTACCATTTCTATTGCTACAGATGAAATAATATCTCTTGCAAAGCTTCCTGTTGAGGTATTGTAGGAAATCATTTCAGCCATATCTTTAACTTTTTTATTGATTCTATCTATGCTCAATTTTTATTACCTCCTCTACCTCAAAAGCTGTTTCTTTTAATTCTATTATGAATCCACAATACATTTTGTCATCTACTTGTATTAGTTGTAAGCAATGAACTTCTTCAATATCTTTATGATTTTTTAAAGAATTATAAATATCTTCTTTGATTAATTCTATTAGGTCCATATTAGGATATAATTGCTTTCCTACATATTTATAGATATTTAGTCCAAAGGGATATCCAATATCTTTTATATGGACATTCCATCTGTCTCTTTCTGTATAAAACAGTTTTTTTATCCATTCTTTTATAATTTCTACTTTATTGTAGATTTTCTTAGGTTCTAAACCTTCAAAAACAAAACTTCCTTTTTCATAATCAAAAAGAACATCTTTTCCTTTTATAACCTCTTGAATTTGTAGCTCTTTTTGTTCCTCAATAGCTTGAATATCCTCATTTATTCTTAAATAACTAATAGGTAATGTCATAATCTCACCACCTTATCTATGAGATAGAAATACTTATGATCATTTGTTGGAAGCATTAAAACTTTATCTCCAATCTTTAGAGTATCAGTCCATTTTATTTTTCCCTCTGCCTTATATGTTCCTTTACCTTTTAGTTTTGGAATTGGATGAGATGGGTGTTGAGGAACAGGATCTGATTTAGTTGTATTATCAAAATCATACTCTGTTACATCGCCTTCCAAAGAGTAAGTTCTTTCATATCCAATAATTTTTTCTATGCTAATCATAATTTTTTTATTTTTTATAATTATTCCATTTTCTAATTTTACTTCTAATTCAGGAGGAGCTTTTACAACTTCCCCAGTAATAGCTCCAAGAAATTTAGGATTATCTCTAGATTTCAACATTAGAGCTAGTTTATTTATAGCTTTATAATATTTATCATCTTTTATCATTTATTCCACCTTTTCTAGCTCTAATGAAGCTGTAAAAATTGATTTATGCATACTAAAACTATAAGTAATGCTTGTAATTTCGAATACTCCACTTATTCCATACTTAGAGTAATCTAATTTTAATAGTTCTCCATCTCTTACAAATTCACTCAACAAAGGAATTTCAACAGATATTTTTTCATTAACTTTATTTTCTTGAGATAATAAGTTAGTAGCAGTAATAGTTCCACCATTTAGATCATTATCTTTATAAGATACTAACTTTTGCATAAGACCATATTTTTCAATATTTTTTTTATCTTTAGCAGTACTAACTTGGATGTATTCTTTACCTGAGGTCTTATATACTTTGATTGAATTTCTCATATTCTCAATATCCATTGTTTTTTTAGGTTCTTTGATGTAATTTAAGGCATTGCATTTATAACCATTTAGAATAGAAGATAATGAGTTGAGAGGAGTATATAAACCTCTTTTATATTTATTCTTTTTACTTCTTTCAAAATGAAATTTGGTTTCTTCATAGAAAAACCTAAATTCCTGATTTTCTAGATCTTTAATATTCTTAATGATCTCTTTGATAATCTCTCCTAAAGTTTTTCCAAAATAGAAATTATCAATCATAGTATTACAACTCTCTATATTCCCAACTTTAGCTCCAAATGTTTCTATAAGTTTTCTTACAACAATGGAAGCTTCAATATCTTCAAATTGATAAATTTCTTCATTCTTTGAAAAGTACCAAGTATAGTCCACTGATTTATAAGTCAAATTAGTTATATCTCCACTAATAACTATCCCTGAAAATATCTCTTTTTCATCAAGTTTTATAACTATAACATCTCCTATTTCTACATTGTAGAATTGAGGATTTTTAGTTATAGAGAAATCTAAGGTCCAAGCAAATTCTGAGATAGATTTCTTTAATTTCATTCCTTCTTTGACTATATTTGAAATATCTATTATTTGGCTTGAATTATTTTTAATACAATACGTAGTTATCATTATAAGCACCTACTTACTCAAGTTAAAAGCTTCAGGCTTAAATACATAATTTTTAGATTGTGTTTCATAAATGCTTGGATCTTTAGCTTCTTCGAACTCAATACTATAGTTAATATCTCCCTCAGGAGTTGTATTATATTCAAATTTAGAGATATAACATTTTAAAACTAATCCTACTCCCGTAATTACAAGTTTAATTGGAGTTTCTTTTAGTTTTAATTCATCTACTTTATTTACACAATCTATTCCAAAATATTTGTAATCATTAGAAAAAGAATAGTAGGTGTTTGGAAAGAAAGAGGAAAAACCAACTACCTTAAAATCAATATCTTTTTTATAGTTTATTTTTCCAGCTATTGTATCAACTTCCTCAATAGTATTATCATTTCCAATAAATTTTATATTTGATGCTGTAACAGGAAAGGTAAATATTGAAAGTTCAACTCCATTCTTTTCTTCTGCTATTGATATTTTTATCTCTTTAAATATTCTTACAAACGAATATAATTTTCTAAGTAATGGAGTATTTTGAACTATCTGATTTATATTACTTGCTATTCCTCCAGTTATTTTATTTGTGGCCCATTCACTCAATTGTGTTTGAGGGTCAATTTTAGCTAAAGAACTAGTTTGTAATAATTTTTCAAGTGCTTCTGTCATCATATTTACCACCTCCTAGATATTTCCTAAAGCAATTGTTAAATCTTCAACAACTTGAGAAATAATATCTTCTACACTATCACCTTTATTGATATTAATAACTATTTGAGAGTTATTAGTAGCTGTATTATTGCTCTTTTCTCCTTTGAAACTTAAAAGATTTTTTATGGCCAATAATGTATCTAACATTTTTTCTTCAATAGTCTTTTCAACAGTGGCTGAGGTATAAATATTATTTGAAGTAGAACTATTAGAATTACTATTATAAATATTTCCATTAACACTATTATTTTTAGTTCCTTTTAGATAATATCCGTTATGTTTAATTTTATCATTACTTGTACCACTACCACTTAGTAAATAGTCTGTATTTACTCCTTGCCCTGTTCCAGCATTTATCTCATTAGAAGCTTGGTTAGGATTATTCCTTACTTGATTTACTCTATCTTGTATCTCTTTTTCTGTTTCTTCTCTTGTTTTACCTTGAGTTCCAGCAGTAACAAAATCTTTAGCTTTGTTATATACATTTTTTCCAAAATCAATTATTCCCTCAACAAAACTAAATTTTTTAATCCAACCCCATAAACTTTTTAACTTATCAATTAATGGAGCTATTGTATTTCTAAATCTTTCAGATTTTTTATATAACATATAAAAACCTACTCCAAGCCCTACAATAGCACCTACTATCAAAGCCACAGGAGAGACTAAAATTCCTAAAGCAGCAGTTAAAGCAGTCGTTGCTGTTGTCGCTAAAAACATATTTCCTGTGAAAAGAGCAGTTACAATGGTAGCTGCTGACATAACAATATTTCCAGCAAATAAAATACCATTTTTTATAGCACTAGCTGTTGTTAAAGCTTTCTCCCATATAGTAGTAGCAATTAAAACTCCTTTATATGCTAAGAAACCAGCCGTTAGTGCTGTAATAGTAAAGGTCATAGTTTCAGCTACATAGCTTCCAGAGTTTAACCACTCAATAAAACCTGTTCCTGCTGAAATAAGTTGTGTAGCTACATTTATAAGATCTATTATTGCTGGAGCTAAATATTGTCCAAACGATATACCTAATCCCTCAGTTGCTGAAGTTAAGTTTTTAAATGCTCCTCCAACACCAGCTCCAAGTATTTTAGCAAGTTGACTAGCAAAACCACTTGAACTTTGGACTTCATTTATAAGTTTATCTAACTCTTCCTTAGGAGTATCTAATAATCTATTCATTGCTTGAGAACCTTGCTCTTGGAATACTTGACTTATAAAACTTTCTCTTTGAGCTTTTTCCATTCCTTTAGTTTTATCTTTAATATCTTCAATAATATCTAATATATTTCTATAACTTCCATCTTCTGTAAGTTGTACTCCTATTTTAGTTAACATTTCTTGTTTTTTATTATTTTGTAAAGTAGAAAATACAGCTTGTAAAGCAGTCCCAGCCTGTGATCCTTTTAGTGATAAATTTCCTAACTGACCTAAAATTCCTAAAGTTTGTTCTAAACTTAATCCAAATTGCTTAGCTCCATTTCCACTATATTTTAAACTTTCAGCTAAATTCCTAACATCAGTAGTAGTTGAACTAGCCGTTTTGGTAAGCATATCTCCTACTTGTGTAGATTTACTAGCATCTAAACCAAACATTCTTAAAGCTCCAGCTGTTATTTCAGTAGCTTCAGCTAATCCCATTTGTGCTGCTGTTGCTGTATCTAATATTCCTGGAGTTGCTGCTAAAATTTCATTGTTACTAAATCCAGCTTTTGCAAATTCAAATTGTGCTTCAGCTGCCTCACTAGCACTCCAAGAAGTTGTTCTCCCTAGTTCTTTAGCTTGGAATCTTAATAGCTCCATTGTTTCAGCATTAGCTCCTGTTGTCCCTTGAACTCTACGAGCCACGTCATCAAACGCAGTGAACATATTAATGGATTTTTTTATACCCATTCCAACTATTGCAATTCCAGCTATCTGCTTCATCTTTCCTATAAAAGCATTATAAGGTTGAGTATTTTCAGCTTTTTTTCCAAGCTTTTTCATTTTTTCAGCTAAATCATCTACACTTACTCCAGCTTTTTTAGCTCTTTCCATCAGTTCATCAACTATGCCACCAACTTTTTGTAATTCTTGTTGTCCCTTTGCTTGAGCAACAATTTCAATATAATCTACTTCTCTAGCCATATAACCTCCTATTTCTTATCCCTTGTTTTTCTTCTTCCTTTTCTAATATAAAACAGGCTTCTAAAAATGCCTGTTCTATACTATTTAGTTCTATAAGAGGTTTAGAAAATATATTCTGTCCTTTTAAGCTCCAATGATAGAGTCCGTATAATCTATCATTAGATTTAATTAGTTTTTTATATCACTTATTAATACTGCTCTATTTTGAGTTAAATTTAGTCTTCCAACATGCTGTAAAAGGTCATCTAATTCTTCCTCTGTAAATATTTTCTTCAAAAGTGCCAATTTATTATTTACTTTAAAAACTGTTTGAACTTCTTTGTTAGATAAATCAGGATTAATAATAGCTTCTGAAAGTAAGTAAAATTTATCACTTCTTTCTGTCATTGCTAATAATATAGATGAACTAGGTTTTTCTAATGTAACAAAAGGTTCTTCAAAACCTAATTCTTCAAATCTTGGTATTTTTACCTTAACTGATGTTCTTTTTATTTTAGATTTATCCTTTATTCTCTCTGCATTATCTATTAATTCTTTGATATCCATTAATTTTCCTCCTATATATCTTCAATACTCTCTAAAATATCAATATTGCTTGGTTGTGCTGATAAAGTAATCTCTCTTTCTAAAAGTTCTCCTCTTTGGAAAGATAAAATATCAAAATCACCTGTAAATAAGCAATTTGAAATAGCTATTGCCTCTGCTCCATATGCATCTGGGTCATCTATCTGTATATTCAAATCACAATAATTATTTAATTTTCCAGCTTTTACATTTTCCAAAATTTTTAATTCTTGAGAAAATACCTTTTGTAATTTTATTGTCAATTCTAAAGAACTAGATGTATTCTTTTTTCCTGTTTCTCCATTTGCAAGTTTTACATCCTTTCCTTCTAAACTTAATTTTCCTGTAAACTCTAATATTTCTGCTATATTTCTTCCATCCATATATACTTTACCAAATGAACCATTTACTACATCACCTGGTTTAAAGTTAAATTCTCCAGCCATTTTTTACCTCCTATAAATAAGCTGCTCCTTCAAATTCCTCCATTACATCTGTAGGTTTGTAGTCAGGAATATAGGCAAATAATATATCATCTGTATTTGCTCTTAATAACTCGTATTCAGTTAATTTCTTAGCTTCCTCTTCTGATATTGGTTTACCTTTATAAGTTCCCTTTCCTATGATGTAATCTCTAACAGCTTCAGTATCGATCTTCATTCTATTTTCATTAGCTGGATCTAATTGACCAGCTTTTATAAATGTTTTTAAATAAGCATTAACTGCACCTAAAAATAATAATTTATTTGAATAGATATTTTGATATTTACCTCTATAGCTTTCCTTAAAAACATTTCTTATATCTTTTTGATGAAGATCCATAATCTCCATTTTTCTTATTTTTGTAAAACTTCTATTCTTTGTGTCTGTTGCAGTTGTAAATGATGTGATTCCTCTCAGAATTGTATATTTTTTACCATCAAAAGTTGTTAATAATTTTCCTTCTCCAATTGCTGTATTTTCATCTTCAACACTAGTCTTAAATGCTTTTAACCAAGACTGTTCCATATTAGTTATAGAAGCATTGAGTGGAGCTCCAGCACATAACGAAGCTATACATAATGTATATTCTTGTGCTGTATAAGCTTTATCTTCAAAATCAACTATTGTGTGAGCTATTTGCCTTGA
Encoded here:
- a CDS encoding phage tail tube protein, whose amino-acid sequence is MAGEFNFKPGDVVNGSFGKVYMDGRNIAEILEFTGKLSLEGKDVKLANGETGKKNTSSSLELTIKLQKVFSQELKILENVKAGKLNNYCDLNIQIDDPDAYGAEAIAISNCLFTGDFDILSFQRGELLEREITLSAQPSNIDILESIEDI
- a CDS encoding phage tail tape measure protein; protein product: MAREVDYIEIVAQAKGQQELQKVGGIVDELMERAKKAGVSVDDLAEKMKKLGKKAENTQPYNAFIGKMKQIAGIAIVGMGIKKSINMFTAFDDVARRVQGTTGANAETMELLRFQAKELGRTTSWSASEAAEAQFEFAKAGFSNNEILAATPGILDTATAAQMGLAEATEITAGALRMFGLDASKSTQVGDMLTKTASSTTTDVRNLAESLKYSGNGAKQFGLSLEQTLGILGQLGNLSLKGSQAGTALQAVFSTLQNNKKQEMLTKIGVQLTEDGSYRNILDIIEDIKDKTKGMEKAQRESFISQVFQEQGSQAMNRLLDTPKEELDKLINEVQSSSGFASQLAKILGAGVGGAFKNLTSATEGLGISFGQYLAPAIIDLINVATQLISAGTGFIEWLNSGSYVAETMTFTITALTAGFLAYKGVLIATTIWEKALTTASAIKNGILFAGNIVMSAATIVTALFTGNMFLATTATTALTAALGILVSPVALIVGAIVGLGVGFYMLYKKSERFRNTIAPLIDKLKSLWGWIKKFSFVEGIIDFGKNVYNKAKDFVTAGTQGKTREETEKEIQDRVNQVRNNPNQASNEINAGTGQGVNTDYLLSGSGTSNDKIKHNGYYLKGTKNNSVNGNIYNSNSNSSTSNNIYTSATVEKTIEEKMLDTLLAIKNLLSFKGEKSNNTATNNSQIVININKGDSVEDIISQVVEDLTIALGNI
- a CDS encoding DUF2577 family protein translates to MIKDDKYYKAINKLALMLKSRDNPKFLGAITGEVVKAPPELEVKLENGIIIKNKKIMISIEKIIGYERTYSLEGDVTEYDFDNTTKSDPVPQHPSHPIPKLKGKGTYKAEGKIKWTDTLKIGDKVLMLPTNDHKYFYLIDKVVRL
- a CDS encoding DUF2634 domain-containing protein, giving the protein MTLPISYLRINEDIQAIEEQKELQIQEVIKGKDVLFDYEKGSFVFEGLEPKKIYNKVEIIKEWIKKLFYTERDRWNVHIKDIGYPFGLNIYKYVGKQLYPNMDLIELIKEDIYNSLKNHKDIEEVHCLQLIQVDDKMYCGFIIELKETAFEVEEVIKIEHR